ACTGACCCAGACATCCcttaatattttaaatcaaCTAACATATAACAGATTTTGCAATAACAGTAAAGTAGAACAGCCAATGGttttaaaatatatagaatTACTAAAATCTAAAGAATCAAAATAGCAGGATGATAAgacttcgtttttttttttccatataaaTCAGATGGTTTCCTCATCATGCTCTAATATAGATTCTAAGCAAAAATGACTCtaaagtttaaattaaaaaagtgGATGAAACCATAGCCAAACCGAAAGATCCACCACACAAATTCATATTACAGTGAGACTTCATTATAGGAGGCAACGCTGAAAATTTAGACCAACATGTGTCTAATGGAtgaatatattaaatttaaaacaagACTCTTTCACATGTATGATTAGTTTAGTTAATCCTAAGAGTCAGATGGTTATGAACATTGAAAAAATGATCATAACAAgacatttaaaataaagaaatgcaAAGACGCCACCTTTGATATGATACTGAAAGAAAGCTAGTGCAAGCCCTAACAAGTAGATTAAGATTAGTATTCATTTTCTTACCATTCCCTCAAGATAAATCAGATTATGTTTTAAAGAGCGCTTCaattgaattattttattttattttagtattatgtttttttttttttttaatgaagacTAACAACTTTCATCTGTGAGTTTATGAACTCTACATCTGACACTtttggaaaaggaaaccaaCATAGCATTGATCGTCTATACAGCTGAATATACTGATAGTTCATGCTAATCTATTGGATGTAACAGCTTTAGAGAAATAGGAACAGATATTCAAGTTAGAACTATGAGCCTATGACAAAAGTGGCAATAGCAGAGGGTATATCGTATAACTTCTGAAAGATGAGATCTAAAAGCTTTGAGGCAACCTTGTACTTCTTGGGCAAACTTTAGCAACTATTCAGATGAATTGGCATTATGCCATAAGTATTAAATCATCACCCGAGTCAGAAGCTTAAGTTGATTGGTTACGGTAAATTTAATTATGTCAATTGGGAAGGAAATGATGTTAGAGGGAAACACAAAACCTGCTACTTTGATACTATGCTAATCACCACTCAGTCTAAAAGCTTGAGCTAATGGGTTACATATCAATACTTCAACAACTAGAAGGAACCTGACAATGCTACATGTGCAAGTGAGAAAGAAAAATGTGCATCAATGAGATCTATTAGTTACAATCCAGCTTCAATTTCATAATTCCCTCGAAATTGAAAGGTTAAGTTTAACCATTCATTGAATGTCACGACCTTTATTGACGATTATAAGTTTCTAACGTTGCTCCTACAGATGTACACTATGTTCACTTTTACTTTACTGTAGGCCTTGACAAGCAAAAATTGAAGAAACGGTTTGATATCTCTACAAAACGTGGCGGGAAACTAGAGAGTCGGCTACAGGTAAACAGATCAATCAGATCAAATGATGAACACTTGAACAGAGGAGGCAACCAAATTCGATCGACATTAAAGAAAGGATCTGTTATATACCATTCACGACTGTTAGGTACAGTAACCAGTAATAAAAATGGTACCAAACACGTTTTTCTGTTAGCATTGCAGCTATGAGCTTCAAAAACATTCAACAAATTAGGGTTCCACTAACCTTCTTATCTTCCGTCAAGTAAATCAAACTGTTCTTCAATGTGCTTTCCTCCTTTGAGGCCTGTTATCCGTCACTAATCTGTAAATCCAGTAGACCTAACACAAAAACTCCGAGATCAACTGATGAATTTCGCACATGAAACGGCCGTGTAATAGAATGAAAAAATGGCTGTTGAAATTTAGATTTAAGTACCAAAGCGAGAACATGCGCCGTAATTAGAATAACAACGATAAAAGGGACGACATCGAGAATCCACGGCCTTGAATCAACATTTTGTTGGTTCGCCATTGCGGATGGAGATCGATCGCGATTAGGATACCTCCTGGCTTGTAAACGAAAAGTTCATATTCACCTGATTTGCTAGCTCGGAAGAGAAAGTAAAAGTAGTGAGAAATGAAAATTGGAACTGTGATAAACATACCGTAGTGAAAAAGATGCATGGTAATGGACCGTCGTTAATGGCGTCCGATCGGCCCGAGCAAAAGCTATATTGTGGTCTATACGATAATCCACGGTCGAAGAAGCTCCACTGAAACCATGGATTTGGACACTCTCGTGTGGCCCAACCAAAAAGCAACTTTTCGGCCTGATTGACCCATTTACAGTccatattaatatttttttttggcACAGTTTGCAAAATAggaatagttgcaaatatagtaattatagcaacattttaaataaatataaatacaataaaatcttttaaaatctatcaatgataggagtctatcacttaTAGACCACGTAACAAGTGttagtctatcactgataaactttaagagtctatcaatgatagaactCTATCATCGataaactttgctatatttgcaaattttttaaaaatattgctacatacttaataattattctaaaaattgctacccatCATGATTATCCTTGCAAGTATAGTcgtatttttcaaatatttacaTACATGCTAAtatttttaagaaatcgtaactaTAGCAAACTCATTGTTTGTtaataaaaatagcaaaattatttataatgattgctatatttataatttttttatagcTTTACTCGCTCatagatatataatttatttattaatctaaataaaaaaaaatgtttttcctTAAATATCTATTAACTTCGATGTTATATCGATAAGAATTTCTCTCGAACTTTAATATGGCTCTTTgattaaatttaatatctaaatataacaaatcgtaCTTCAAATCATCGATGGATTTAGTATAGGTTCAGAGAACTCTAGTTCTCTTCAACTTTATcgtatttatataatatatatatatatatatatatatatataaactatttaATGTTTAATACTTATAGTAGCTTAGTGGCTGCTTTATTTGTTAACTACTTCCAACTCAGGTTTGAATCTCTACCTCCGCCGttgtttcaaatttaatttttaaatatcatttataattttatatatttttttaacataGTGATTATTATTTACTCTCaaactaacaaaaaaaattgcttttcaaatgtatattatcttaatataaacaaaaaagaaagaaacttggttcattataaattattataatgTATAAGCAAACTATAATAATCACTCAACCTTGAGAACATATTTTTAAAGATATATTAGatattttcaaaagaaataaaaataaaagcaaaTAGTCCCAAATTTAAAGAGCGAAGGCAAGAGTGATTTAGCTTGAAATTTAGTGTGCGTAGGTGTGGGGGTTAACCCATCAAGCTTCACTTCCTTCCCGTACGTAGTCGGTCGATCTGTAGAAGTAGCGACTAGCGAGCACGTGCCACGTGGGCCGGTTTGTGTATTTCGAAATTAGGAGATCCTTTCCCGGTTGGTTGACACGTTGACTTGAACGCCCTGTTTCCGTGGGCGAAGAGATTGTGATATTTTTATCAACTTACCAACGTGCCCCCAAAGAAACACTGTGGCCCAAAATAATATATCAAAACTATGGACCCCTCtaaccaaataattaaaaaggaCATATCGCTGAATTTATAGGTAAATGGGCAAATTGTATATTTGCGCCATTTGGCTGCAAATCGTAGGGAAGACTGAGGAGTTTGAGTTCGTTTGGAAGAATTgttccaaataataataatcaatggAAAATTACTTCTTTTTTTAGTTATTAGGTTCGGAAGACGTAAATTTGGTTTATGAATTTTTTATCTTCAAGGCTTATAAGAATAGATTCGTTTGGTCCGCTAAtagttaaattatatatttatatctctaaattttttaaaaatatatttaaaagacttttgaaataattttatatttttattttaaataagtatgagacattttaaattataacaataatttataaatatcatATCTTCTATATaactattattttaattttaaatatgatgtaattatttttaaaaaaatcaagacCTTATAAACCTATTTTCTAAAACTCAATAATTAAAAaggtaaattttgaaaactcgAAAACCAAACGAGtgtattattataaatatgTGGACTAAAAATGTTTACTTTTAAAAGTCATAGACCAAAAACACATATTCATCGATAACTTGAATAGTCAAAAAGGTAgtttttccaaaatttaaatATCGTTTTCATTGTTGTATTTTAAATTTCGTTCAAATTTAGACATGATATTTTTAAATGCtcaattgtaatctttgttaaatcttaaatttagtttgtGGAAATTAAGTTTTGTTAAAGTTTATTAAATAATCACAATAAATTTCGAACAAAGAAACAGtatgaatatatttttaaattttataatgaaGTTGTTagtaacaaaaaataataataaaaaaatcctaaaataaggactcaatttaaaatttatcgACTAAAATTTAACAAACTCAAAATAGGTAAACTAAAAGGATTtttaaaagaatagaaaaatttgAGAAATCATTTATATCTGATCAAACAAACAATTAAAACGcaaaatttattacatttaatattttatacggttcgattttttacaatttttctaaaaataatataatattttaacctaaaaaaattggtatgtcaatttttttttctccatgTGGGAGAAAGGAAAGTCATTGTTTTGGATTTATTACTAAAAAAGTACAAAATAAATGCGAACAGTTAGTTGGTATTTGGTAAAACCCGACCGGGAATCCGCGGCTTTGACTAGAGCCAGTGGAGTTGGTGGACATGATATGACTTGCGCCGAACCCATCGACCCTTTTAgattctttatatttttattattttaaataatatcttAGACCAGAGGATTAATGTTGCCATTTTTATAACTCTTTGTAGAGCTGCATTTAAACgaggtattttaaaaaataacaaaatatttaaactatttacaaaataagtAAAATACTTCTCTATAGTTCaattgtgtgtttttttttatatttttataaatagttttattttttttttctatccatTAATAATTCACCTATTTAAACTGATCAgctttataaataataataactagaAGAGTAACTATCTGACAAATAtacttatttcatttaaaactTAATTAGTAAAATGACATTCAACAAAAAAGAATTTACAATCATAGTTTTTAACTGTCCTTCGTTTTTATGgttattgtactaaaaaaaatgtttttaatgaaagataagtatatatatatatatatatatatatatatatatatatatataaaagtatatatatatatatatattaattgttTTATGTATTTTATGAATAAGGCGAAAAACATAGATTTAAGATAAAAagtattttcaatttaaaatcaTATCTAATTATACATGTCTATCTATGAAGTAGactttatttttaa
This region of Cucumis melo cultivar AY chromosome 7, USDA_Cmelo_AY_1.0, whole genome shotgun sequence genomic DNA includes:
- the LOC103493902 gene encoding uncharacterized protein LOC103493902; this encodes MGSAQVISCPPTPLALVKAADSRPKSCFLVGPHESVQIHGFSGASSTVDYRIDHNIAFARADRTPLTTVHYHASFSLRRYPNRDRSPSAMANQQNVDSRPWILDVVPFIVVILITAHVLALVYWIYRLVTDNRPQRRKAH